GTGATCTTTCCTAAGCTTTTTAATAGGTAATTAATTAATGTAACTAAATTAACATTCTAGATGCCGGACCTTCAATAGTAACACAGTATTAGTACATTTTCTAACGTAAAGGATCTAAATACTTCCTCCACCAGAGTAACATCCACAGTGGAATTTATTTCAATatagtttgtgttttatttctgtgttttgggtGGTTCCAGACCTCCGTGTATAAACTTGGATAAGAGCGCTAACGTGCTAACAGCTCCTCTCCCATCCTCAGACAAGCAGAAGGACACATTGAGCGACAGCTTCCTGAAGTGGCTCTATGAGCGCTGCGGCGTTTACATCGAGGACTTCCGCTTCCAGCCGGAAGAGCAGACGGTGGACACGGAGGAGCCGCTAAGCGCCAAGAGGTGacgaaggccccccccccctccgcagcTTTTAACACAGCCGTTTGTATTGTGTTCAAGCTAAAGTCTGTGCGTTTCTGCTCCGCAGGTTGACTGAAAACATGAGACGCCTCAGTGAGTTTTTCTTCACCAATTGTACCTTAAAGGAAAGGCGTTTGGGTGGTAGGGGGGAGGATGCGCTTCTGTCGCGATGAATTCTCGATCTGTGTGATTGGTCCGTTGTTTCCAGAGCGAGGATTCAAACCTCTGACCAATTTCAAGAGGAACCTTACTGCCTTATCCAGCTGGAACTCCGTCTACACGTCGGCCATCGCCTTCATTGTGAGtccaacacgcacgcacacacgtgacaaAGAAACTAGAATGTTAATTGTATGATGATCATACAACGGcataatgtttgtattgtttggGAAGAAAACCGCAGGGTTGTCTGCTTCATCGGACAAAGAATGtaattttgttttgtgtgttctgCACAGGTCTACATGTATGCGGCGTGGCACGGCTGGGCCGTCCCGATGTTCCTGTTTCTCGCCATCCTGCGCCTCTCCTTGAATTGTCTCATTGCCAGGTCAgtccaagccccgcccccttaggcgggcacacacacacacacacacgcacactcgcgcacacacactgtgatcCGCGCTCTCCACACATCAACATCCTTCTTCCGGTGAAGCTCCGGTGAAAGTTTACACTTGAATATATAGATATGTCGTGAGTGAGCAATACTGTCATGTATTTTACCTGTGTgttcccatgatgcattgcTCTCAGAGGCTGGAGGATCCAGTGGAGCATCGTACCTGAAGTGTCAGAGCCAGTGGTGAGAAAACTTCTTTACTCTTGTTTTAAATCTTTCTAATTTTATCttaaaactaagttttactACTTACAGTACAATATGTTGGTACCTTTTATATAGTACATTTAAGTATTTCTATATCGTGTAACTTAACTTTACCACATATCAGAGGCAAATACTGTACTTTTTACTTCACTGATTTAAATGTACACGTTTATTTACAAGTTCATTTGTAAGTTAGTGGTTCTGCACAGCTGCCCAGGTGTTTGTTTGCTCCGACTTAAATATGTGAAACAAGATGTCAGTCAAACAGTTTGGACTCGCCCACATAAGGACTAATTAGACAGGAGAAATAAAaacttaatatatataaaaagaatatATGTTCAGTGGTCTTTAGAATATAGCAAGATTTATAATAATCATACGATCAAAAAAAAGATACCTGAcaggtgattgacaggtctgccCCGCTTCACAGGAGCCTCCCAAGGAAGACCTCACAGTGTCTGAGAAGTTCACGCTGGTTCTGGACGTTGCTCAGAAAGCTCAGGTGAGACGTGACTGAGAAGCCCAGAGGCTGTGAGTCGCCGTGTCGGACCTACAGGCCGATTaaacaatgttgtttgtttgtttgcatcatGCAGAATCTGTTTGGGAAGATGGCAAACAtcctggagaaaataaagaagtgaGTTTTTCTGCGCACACTTTGTTTCAGGTGAGTTCATGGTCCATCCAGAGGACTttgataacgtgtgtgtgtgtgtgtgtgtgtgtgtgtgtgtgtgtgtgtgtgtgtgtgtgtgtgtgtgtgtgtgtgtgtgtgtgtgtgtgtgtgtgtgtgtgtgtgtgtgtgtgtgtgtgcgcgcgcgtgtgtctgcgcgtgtgcgCAGTCTGTTCATGTGGGTGCAGCCAGAGTTGACTCAGAAGCTGTACGTTGGTCTGTGGCtggccttcatctcctcctgccTGCTGCCGTTCAAACTGCTGGGATTCATCATAGGTACGAATAGGTTTTGTACCACGATAACACAAATATGTCATTCAATTTGTGACtagcgtcctcctcctcctcaggtgtGTACGCAGGTATAAAGTTCTTCATCATCGACTTCATCTTTAAGAGTTGCCCCAAGCTGAGGCAGCGCTTCGACACGCCTTACATCATCTGGACCCACCTGCCCACCGACCTGCAGCTGAAGGAGCGCGGCGGCACCACGTTAAGCAGACGGGTCAGTCCCAActctctgaaccccccccccccccccccccccccagaacccCCCGAGGGCTCAGGTGACACCTGGTAATAAACCGGTCCCACTGGGTGATCTATGGTTTGCGTTTcagttctgttgttttttctctttctctcagctGTCTGAGTGTGAACAGGTAGGGTGggggtgttttgtgtgtgtgttaattagATATGTAGAATGTATACTTGCATCCCTGATTGTATCCAATCAGCTGTTGTTATCACAGTAATAGTCCAACCTTTCCTGTAGCGCCTCCTGTGGGACGAATGTTGGATCAGATCCTACTTGAATTAATACGCTTTTATGCTGTTTTTTACGAACTTCTTCTCAAGGTTTTTGTTCTTAGCTCAATTTTCAATTTGTGCATTTCTGCTTCAGGTTTCACTTTACAATTGTTTGAAGCAAATGCAACAAACATTTAACCATAAGACTTTTCTGACTTTCTAACAAGGTTTAAACCAGGATTTCTGTACCTTTTTTCTATAGGTTAAATCGCAGTATTTCTGAATGATTGTTGGTTCTTTCCTCTAGCGCCATGTTTGTTCAGTTTAGTTCCACTACTTGTAAGACTCTCAGAATCAGTATGTGTTACCAAAAGACACAAAGTGGAATCTCTAATCCCAAACATCTGTGTTGACATCTGGACAGGTGAGTCCTCGACTCTCGACTGCCGCTTCGCTCTCTGACCCTTTTGTACTCTGGATTCTACCGTAGTGCTGCTGGGTTCCTAAtccagtaacccccccccccccccctttctgtccACCTGTCCAGGTGACTGTAACGGCCGGCCGAGGCAGCCTCGGCGCCGCAGCTCCTGTGGGCGTCAGCCGGGACGAGGACGGAGGACGATACTCCAGCACCAAGAGAGGAGCTTTCCACGAAGTCTTCAGCCTGCCGGAGAGCGAGCGTCCTCTGACAGGTGTCAATTCTACCGAATTACTTATTCACTCATGTGCCTTCCTTTTTAAAACGTGACTAAAACCCATGTAATGAGTCAAAgaacccagcccccccccgaaTGTCCAGAAGCTTCCTGTTGTCTTGATGCTTGTTTCTGTGTCGTCTCAGTGTGCGAGAGCGGCTGGCGCTGCTGCCTCATCAACAGAGACCGGAAGACGCCGACGGACTACATCCGCAACGGGTACCTCTACGTCACCGAGAAGTGAGGCTCGCACCTCAGCACACGTGTTCATCCAAATAAATGTTTCGGGTTGGGAGTCCACCGGCAGGTCGTGTTTAGACAAAGCGAGGCAGAGACGTGTCCGTGCGAGTTTAGAATATGTCAAAATGAGCGAAAGATATGTGCTCGCTGTGAGATTTTATCAATGTACCTCCTCCAATGCGAGGAGCTTAGTGGGAGACGAGGGCGAAGAGTACgttacatttagctgatgcttttatccaaagcgacttacattgcatttttaacctatGGATTTTTACATTTGCCCGGGTaacagttaggggttgggtttattgctcagggacactttgacatgggacatggagcaatTTGGGGTTTGAACCAGCACACCTGCTCTACTCCACGCGCCACGGTCGCCGATCAAATCTACGGTCTGGGAGGCCCCATAAATAGAGGCTCCATAGATAGAAGTACTAGTAGTTGAATCGGGGATCCGTGGCCCAAAGTTCGTCCGAAGATGTCAAAGCTCCTCCACTCTCATCATATAAAGAACTCATTCATGCTGAACCCTGCAGCTCTGATTTGTCTCCTCAGTTATCTGTGCTTCGAGAGCTCCAGCTCCAGATCCGGATCCTCcaagaggaacaaagtcataAAACTGCTGGACGTCATCGACATCCAGAAGGTGCTCACCTTTGTGTGGAACTCATCTATGTTTATCGCTACATCATTCCCagtttatttattgtgtaaCCATGTTTTTCCTCtgggatttattttgtttgtttttgttattttagccCTCAGGCTTCTTTTATGAGCATCTAAAAAAGACATTTGGGAATCTACTAATAAAGGAGATGAGGGGGAAAACATTTGAGAAAAATCTTCCCCAGAGGCTGCAGGATTATTAAATATAGTATTATTATTCATTCAAGCTATTTCACCAACCAGTCAGGAGAAAGTAAAGCACATTCCAGACCTGCAGTGTGAAGAACACCGCTGTCATTGTTAGTAAACAAACTGTTGGTTATTGCTGATGCACAACGAAATTAAGGGAATTCAGAGTTATTAGAGTAGAATTAGAGTTAAGGGCTTCTGTCTCCAAAGTAAATCATCTGTTGTTACTTTTAACAACTAGAAAGAATCAGAAGATCTTTCTCTCTTAATTAATTTGACGACGTCAATTGGTGACCATATGTTTGCTTGATGCTGTTTGTCTCCTGTCACTCAGTACAAAGTTTTGTCCGTGCTGCCTGGATCCGGGATGGGCATCTCCATCGCGACGCCATCCACACAAAAGGTGAGAGTTAGAacataataaacaaaaaggggACACCTTCACACTGCTTTCTTTCAGCTCTGTATGTTCAGCACGTGTTGTCTGACTTCATCAATacagattgattgattgattgatgattgTTCTTGAGTCAATGACCCTCGGTTCCCCTCCGCTCTCAGCCCATGGTGTTCGGAGCGATGATCCACAGAGACGAGGCCTTCGACGCCATCCTTACCCAGTACATGAAGATCCTCAACAGGAGTCCAACCACCAGCCATGAGATATAGCAACAGCTTTACAAATCGGCTGCgttttcacacacatgcacacacgcacacacacagatactggAATGGTTTCACTGTGTTCATCAGTGACGACTTTAAATAGCTGTTGATTTTAGTTTGGGCCACACTCACCTGATCCGGGCTGCCAACCAACTGCCGATTTCCTGCCGGGATCCACAGTGTCACAGGATCCGGACGGTTAGCTTTGCGGTGATCCTTAGGGCTACTTGTTAATCGCCTGCATAGACTAATAGAGACCCGGGTAAATATTTTGAGGAGGGTGCCTTTTACTACAACCTCACACTTGATGAATTCAGTATAAAGGAGAATTTGTTCCCTGTTTAATGTCCAtaagtgtttttcctttttcttaatTATATCCCTGTTAAGCTGCAAAACTTCCTGCACAGATCCTTCACATTAAAAGTCCTCAAAGGGCACATACCTCCTTTTACTTGGAAGGTTTTTAATGTGAAACATGAGCTATGAAAGGAGCTTTTCTACATTCAAGTTCAATCAGCTTGTTGAGGCTCGGTTTGATTTCAGCTCAAGACATTCACATCACACAGTGGGAATTGACTACTCTATCAGCATTTGTGAGGATAGATTCATCATTGAAGTCACTTTCATTTCCATTCTTATTTAAAGCTTTGCCAATGTGAGAATTTTCTAaagtgctgtttgttttatgcATCATTGCGAACTGAATACCTCTCAGGTTGGGACTGTTAATACCATAACACAGATGAAAATCACTTGCATGTTAATTTTAAAGACCTAAATCTCTCTTTGGCTTCACATAGGGGTAAAAGTAAAacgaaaatgttttaaatttaaGGTGCTCTGAAAAGTAGAACAACAACTGAGAAAGTAGGGAAATGGTCCGGAGCATATCAATTCAATTACTCCCAAAATAATCAGTTTACAATGATTTATAATACCGTAGGCCTACTTACTTTCTGGATGACATGTCAGTTACACTTAcatgtttcagtgttttttttacttaataaCAATTTCAATCTGTTCAACAGTATTAACAGATTTTTAAACTTCCTTCATTTACATTAGTGTCTTCAGGGATTTGTAAAAACGTATTCATTTTATGCCGCTGTATTGTACTTAGCAGCTTAGCCTACAGTCCGTTAATATTATGGTATGTTTGTTATGTGGTGGTAAGCGATGGTTTGTGTTCTATTGTTCTATAGCATTTAATGTGAACCACAGAATTAACCTCAACCTAATTTTCTGTCTCAGTTAAAAGCTAAAGCTACCAATGTTACTTTAGTGTAGCTCTTATGTTTCAGCTAAAAGCTAACAATGTAAACCACTTGACAGATACTTCAGTGTAGCGCTTTTAGGTTTTAGCTAAAAGCTAAAGCTAACAATGTAAACCATTTGAAAGGTACTTCAGTGTAGCGCTTTTAGGTTTTAGCTAAAAGCTAAAGCTAACAATGTAAACCATTTGAAAGGTACTTCAGTGTAGCGCTTTTGTGTTTTAGCTTAAAGCTAACAATGTAAACCACTTAGTTACTTCAGTGCGCTTTTATGTTTtagctaaaaaaacaaattcaaaccaCTAAATTTatgaaatgtaattgtttttttcggTTAGGGCTTTAGCTTTCTTTCCCAACCAATACTTTAAAGCCACATATTAACATCCAATATCAACACATTATAATATCACAATTTGTTTCTGCTTCAGCTTTTCTCTTAGCCTGAAGTGTGATGAATAAAgctaaacaatttaaaaaacacaatgagcTGAAAGGTTTCACAGTTCAGTTGACGTCATTAAATATTAttaaacaatatttattcaaacGGTGTGAATTACTAGGCTTAAAACATCAGATTTTTCAAAATGGAATCTAGTTCTTCTAACTTCTAACTAACGATGTTTTCTTGACCTTTCTAACTTTGAATATGGAAACAACTTGGAAGCTACCAAGACGACGTGTTGTATTTTATTGCGTAAACCTGTCAGCgtttattcaaatgtaatgAATGACAAGCCGTTCACAAGAACTTAAGTTATTCAcaaatttattttctatttattttgacACTTGAATGCAGCACAAATGTCAAAATGCTAACTGAAGCGAAACTAAATGAGGCcgtaaaacagatttttttccaAATTTTTTCCAAACATAGTTCGGAGACGGCAAGTGTTATAGGATGAAAACAGAGCTAATTTGTTGCCAGCATTTTAAAGTTTTAGTAAAACATTTGAATCTAAATAAGCAGACGAGAtcgtttttttagtttttgaatAAATTAACAaagccacttttttttttgcactctgaTGGTGTTTGCTGGCCGGTTAAAGGGCCGTGTACATTTTATAATCGTGTGTCTGTAGCCGCTCGTCGTCACGTGTATCAACTATTAACTGTCAGTCAGAAGGCTGTCACACCAGCATTTATTACTTGGTCGTTGCCAAGTATTTTAGTCTTTTGTAGTTTTGGATTTTGttccttataaaaaaaaagctttctttCTATATATTCAGTATACAGTTATTAACGCCACATTGCCTCATTTAGAGTTTGTGCTTTATGCGCTTCCTGTTTCACTTCAGTTCcagttcttcttctgtttgttttgtggtttATCAGGTTTCATTTCCACCCGACCATTTTTGATTTAATGGTTTTATAAAATGGAGTCAATGtacaaatagtttttttttttaataaagtaatttctgctgttaaaaagtgatacttgacactttttttttttaagtcagtaAAATCAAATGTCACAGTCTCTCCCGTGTCGGTTCTGTCCAGTACTAGCTTCAGCCTGTATGTGTCAGTAAGTAGAGAATTATCCTCAGGTTggattcttcttctgtggttcttTCTTTATGATTGAATACAACTTTATGAACTACATAGTTAATATAATCAGTTGATTCATATTTACCAAAGTCTCCTAATTTTTCAATGGCCTAAGACAACAAAGCAAGTTGAAGGACAATAATTATAAAGCATATTTCTCAGGTTACGGTTTTAATGGTTTGAGCCAACAATCagtcacattttattttcattaatttaAATTTGTTCAGTTCATCTGCTGACTGATGTGTCAGATTTCTGCTTGATGGAAGTTCAGAGTTTGCTCCGATCATTATGTTTTACCGTCTTCGTTATCAGCAGGGAGggttttatagtgtgtgtgcgtttcagaCGACATGATCGCGTGCGTCTTTTCAGTGCTGAAACCAATCACTATAAGCGGTGAATTATCAACTATAATTACTAGGTCTGGAAACTCTTGTGCAAAATATCCACTAAAGGGAGAAGCTAAACGTACAGACaacttttcattcattaaattAGAATATTAATGAATGTGCTTTAACGCCTTATGACAAGttcatgtcatttttaaaaatcaatagaATTCATAAGATCATCTTCTACTGTAACTGCACTACAAGCAATGTCCACAGAAACGTTGGTCTGAATTCCCGTATTTCCTCAGACTGATATAAAACCTGAACGTAATATCTTTAATTTATCTTAAAGGTATCTCCACAGTAATTATGACAAGTATTTACATAAATAATGCTGTGGAATGTATTTAAAAGCACTTACTCAAGGTATTAATTTAATTACCCTTTTAAAAATCCTATAGGGTGCTTTCAGTGCTGGTTCACTGCGCCTCTGTCATTAACTGATCAGGCTGTCAGCCAATTGCTGATAAATCATTACGTTTTATTGTGGGCGTTTTCACAGATGATTGTTCATGTCTTCGTCACCCTCTGAGTCATCTTCAGGATCCTCCATCTTCACCCCGAGCCCGCTGTCCAGATCGGTGTCGTTAAAGCCGACCCTCTGGGTTCTAACCCGCGGGCTTTCGTCTTCCTCTCTGCCGCTGGACGACGGCTTCttctcgtcgtcgtcgtcgtcctcctcctcttcctcctcgctgtcctgGATGATGACCACCTCGTCCTTGGCGTTCTCCTTGAACCAGACGGACTTGTAGCC
The DNA window shown above is from Gasterosteus aculeatus chromosome X, fGasAcu3.hap1.1, whole genome shotgun sequence and carries:
- the LOC120809247 gene encoding GRAM domain-containing protein 4; amino-acid sequence: MRKHLDRIRFRGQRRDEFLDLADSPNTSDTECTEEVVIKPRLAAREAEELREAESEQQGEAPAGPATFSGGLQDDSRTDLNEVKGHLEIALLEKHFLQEELRKLREESNVDALRQELERERSKCAELEQKIGDVVKPRLEDSPSETRKAPPPPAPSSTSTDKQKDTLSDSFLKWLYERCGVYIEDFRFQPEEQTVDTEEPLSAKRLTENMRRLKRGFKPLTNFKRNLTALSSWNSVYTSAIAFIVYMYAAWHGWAVPMFLFLAILRLSLNCLIARGWRIQWSIVPEVSEPVEPPKEDLTVSEKFTLVLDVAQKAQNLFGKMANILEKIKNLFMWVQPELTQKLYVGLWLAFISSCLLPFKLLGFIIGVYAGIKFFIIDFIFKSCPKLRQRFDTPYIIWTHLPTDLQLKERGGTTLSRRVTVTAGRGSLGAAAPVGVSRDEDGGRYSSTKRGAFHEVFSLPESERPLTVCESGWRCCLINRDRKTPTDYIRNGYLYVTENYLCFESSSSRSGSSKRNKVIKLLDVIDIQKYKVLSVLPGSGMGISIATPSTQKPMVFGAMIHRDEAFDAILTQYMKILNRSPTTSHEI